A genome region from Pseudanabaena sp. Chao 1811 includes the following:
- the gcvH gene encoding glycine cleavage system protein GcvH: protein MFEYPEDLKYTDSHEYIRLENNIATVGITAFAIDQLGDIVFLDLPEAGTKVEKGQTFGTIESVKAVEDIYSPVTGTVIEANTTLVDEPENIATDPYGASWLLKVSIEDESELSDTLSASAYSEKVEGK from the coding sequence ATGTTTGAATATCCTGAAGACCTAAAATATACCGACTCCCACGAATATATTCGCCTAGAGAATAATATTGCCACTGTGGGGATTACAGCTTTTGCGATCGATCAGTTAGGCGATATTGTCTTTCTTGATCTTCCTGAAGCAGGGACAAAAGTGGAGAAAGGACAAACCTTCGGCACAATTGAGTCGGTGAAAGCTGTAGAAGATATCTATTCACCTGTGACAGGAACTGTTATTGAAGCTAATACTACTCTAGTTGATGAACCCGAAAATATTGCTACCGATCCCTACGGTGCTTCATGGCTGCTCAAGGTAAGCATTGAAGACGAAAGTGAACTTAGTGATACTCTTTCCGCCAGTGCATATTCTGAAAAAGTAGAAGGAAAGTAA